From the genome of Streptomyces spinoverrucosus:
GTGCCGGAGGCGTCGGGATGTCCTCCCATGGGGCCGGGGCGTCATCGGCAGGCTCGCCCAGCATCTGGAGGAGTTGCTCCTTGCGTCGTGCCAGGCTCTCCCGGTCGACTTCTGCGACTCCCGCCGTCTGGTCCATGAGGTGGCCGATCAGGGTGTCGGTGTCGATGGAGCGGCTCCGCTCGTTGTCCGTCATGCCTGCTCCTCCTTTTGTTCGCGTGGCGGGAGTTCCTCGGCTTCTCCAGTGCCTACTGGCTTAACAGCCTCACGCAGCGCGGCACGAGCCTTGGCTATGTGCTTGCGGACTCCGGATGGCTGCAGGTCCAGTAGGTAGGCGATCCGGGCCGCGGAGTACTGCTCGATGAAGAACAACACGGCGATCTGGCGGCGTCGTTCTGGAAGGTTGCGGATCACCTCCAAGCAGCACTCGAGGTCAGCACGGGCTAGGACCACGTCCACGAGATCGGGTCCCCGACCGGCGTACCTCTCTCGCTCCTCCGTGTCGAGACGCTCCAGTTTGCGGGAGCGGCGGATGCCGTCGACCCACTTGTGGTGAACCACGCTGCGCAGCCAGTTGCGGCGCTCGTCATCGGTGCGGTCGACAAGTGAGCTCCACTGAACCGCGGCGGCGAGGAAGGCCGTCTGCACGAGGTCTTCGGCTGCGGACTGGTCCTCTCCGGTCCGGACCATGGCGTAGCGCACCAGCCACTCGGCTTCCAGCTCCCATAACGCTGCGATCTGCCGCCTCGTCTCCGGGGGGAGTCGCATCCCTCCTTGACTCACACCGGTCCCCCTTCATGGTCTGTGACTTCTCCTACCTGCACCCGCATAGCAGGCCCCCCTCGCCCTCGTTCCTGCACCACCACCGTCCCGGCGGGCGCGTTGCGCACCAGGGCGATCAGGGTTGCTCTTCGCTGCCATTCCGCCACCAGAGCTGACATGCCCACAAGGACGGCAACGAGACAGATCCCCAACCAGACCCTGGGCTGCGATAGGACCATCCACAGCCCGCCTGTCCAGCGCCCCAGAAGAGTGTTCACGTCATGGAGTCGAACGAGGGGCCAAAAGCGCTGCCCCTCCGCATCAAGATTTTTCGAATTGCGGCGACGCTGTCGGAGGACCGGCGCGAGCAGCGGGCCGTAGCTGGGTCGCCGACTCCCTTACTGGCATTCGACCCGCTAGACGGTTTTCGGGCACGACGAAGGCCCGGACCCGCGTCCGGGCCTTCGTCGTGCCGCGGAATCTTTCTTCCCGGCCGCTGCTGTCCGGGGCCTGACTTCCAGCTCTACGGGGTGAGGAAGCCGCGCCTGGGAGGACGAGACGCAAGCACTTGAGACCTGCCACTGTCCCGCTTCCTCGTCCGAACTCTTGCCGGAGGCAGTACCGATGACCACCTGCCAGACGCCCAGGGCAATACCCGTGCCGATCGCCGCTACGCTGAACAACGCCACCCTGGGCTCGGGCCGAAGCCCCGCAGGGACGCTCTCAGGCAGAGAGCAGCAGGACCGCCGACCGCGAGGCGCTCACCACCCCCACGCGGACGACACCACGCAGGTGTCCGCCGTCTCTGTTCCTCCGCCTCGTAGGAGACTCCCGATGTCTCGGGATCCGCACTCCCCCGTACCTGCCCGATCCGAACCGCCCAGCACACCCAGCGCAGGACTGCCGTCGGAGGCCCCGCTGCTGTCGGTGCACGCCGCCGTGGTGTTCCTGGCGGCCGTCATCATCGGCCTCATCATGGGCGGGCTCATGTTCTTCCACGAGAAGTCTGTGCCCGTGGCCGTCGCGACGGGGTTGGTGGCCGCTGGAGGCAGCGTTCCCGTGCTGCACAAGCTGATCGGCTGACCGGCGGTGGGGCCGGGCTGGTCTGTCTGCCGGCCCCACCGCATGGCCCCTGGATCAGGTGCTCACTTCGGTGATGGTGTCCGCGATCAGGACGGGCAGGTGGTTGAGGGCGCGTTCCAGGAGCCGTTCGATCGAGACGGCGTGCTGGCTGTTGTCGACGCTGATGTTGGTCACCCAGCTCGCGGGTTCGTAGCGGGCGAGCATCGACAGGGCGTACAGGACCGCCCACCAGGCCATCAGTGGGTGCAGTTCGCGGGACATCGGGGCGAGGACGGGAAGGAAGTACCGCTGGCCCGCGTAGGGGCGGGTCATGGCCAGCAGGTGCTCCAGGCGCTCGGCCGGAGTTGCCGATCCCTGGGGCATCTCCCAGTTGATCACCAGTTCGCCGCCACCGTGGTCGTAGCGGGTGTACTCGGGTGTCGCCGCAGCGCCAAGGTTGAAGGCGCGAGTGGTCACGTAGCTCTCGTGCCGGGCAACAGCCGGGTACGCGGTGAGGAAGTCGGCCAGCGCCTGGCGACTGCCGTCGTCGATGACCCGGTCCGGGATGTCGCACACGGGGATGCTCAGCAGAGGGTGGTCCTGCTGGTGGATGGCGCTCGCGGCGGCGAAAAGCGGGGTGGGCCGCTCGCGCCCGGTGAGCGGGTAGCCGAGGTTCAGGGGCAGCAGGTCCCACACGTCTTCCAGGCGCACCGCGTCCTTCTGCCACACCGGGGAGTCGAGGACTTCGCTGACCCGGACGAAGCTGCCGTGGGTGCCGGGCGGGTCGGTGCGGATCTCGATGTCGGGGAAGGGCCGGTCGAACCCGGAGGCCTTGATCCCGTGGGTGACGAGCCGCCAGTCCTCGCCCTTGAGAGTCACCGCGGCGGCCGCGATGGCGCGGCCGGCCTGGCTCAGGCCGTAGGAAACCTGGAGGGGGCGCGTGGCGGGACCCACGACGGCGGCGGCGCGGAACATCTGCTCGGTCTGCTCCAGGGCCGCCGCG
Proteins encoded in this window:
- a CDS encoding YaaC family protein; amino-acid sequence: MDADEAWERLRASRWKPPGGAAGTASRRKTYAAALEQTEQMFRAAAVVGPATRPLQVSYGLSQAGRAIAAAAVTLKGEDWRLVTHGIKASGFDRPFPDIEIRTDPPGTHGSFVRVSEVLDSPVWQKDAVRLEDVWDLLPLNLGYPLTGRERPTPLFAAASAIHQQDHPLLSIPVCDIPDRVIDDGSRQALADFLTAYPAVARHESYVTTRAFNLGAAATPEYTRYDHGGGELVINWEMPQGSATPAERLEHLLAMTRPYAGQRYFLPVLAPMSRELHPLMAWWAVLYALSMLARYEPASWVTNISVDNSQHAVSIERLLERALNHLPVLIADTITEVST
- a CDS encoding RNA polymerase sigma factor, whose protein sequence is MRLPPETRRQIAALWELEAEWLVRYAMVRTGEDQSAAEDLVQTAFLAAAVQWSSLVDRTDDERRNWLRSVVHHKWVDGIRRSRKLERLDTEERERYAGRGPDLVDVVLARADLECCLEVIRNLPERRRQIAVLFFIEQYSAARIAYLLDLQPSGVRKHIAKARAALREAVKPVGTGEAEELPPREQKEEQA